In Alicyclobacillus macrosporangiidus CPP55, a single window of DNA contains:
- the speE gene encoding polyamine aminopropyltransferase, with protein sequence MPAELWFTERQNDNLTIGLRIRKILHSEQTEYQTLDVVETVQYGNMLVLDGCVMTTDKDEFVYHEMIAHVPMHTHPNPKKVLVVGGGDGGAIREVVKHPTVEKAVLAEIDGRVIENAKRYFPQIAQGFSDPRVEVQVTDGIRHVQEHPGEYDVILVDSTDPVGPAAGLFARDFYQAVYNALKEDGLFVAQTESPFVNQDLVRGVFQDVKRVFPIAELYLAYVPTYPTGMWSFTMGSKRYHPLRDRQPARTSDTRYYTEAVHQAAFTLPRFVEELLRG encoded by the coding sequence GCTTTGGTTCACGGAGCGGCAGAACGACAACTTGACCATCGGCTTGCGGATCCGCAAGATCCTTCATTCGGAACAGACCGAATACCAGACGCTGGACGTGGTCGAGACGGTGCAGTACGGCAACATGCTCGTGCTCGACGGGTGCGTGATGACGACCGACAAGGACGAGTTCGTGTATCACGAGATGATCGCCCACGTACCGATGCACACCCACCCGAACCCGAAGAAGGTCCTCGTCGTCGGCGGTGGAGACGGCGGGGCCATCCGCGAGGTCGTCAAACACCCGACCGTCGAAAAGGCGGTGTTGGCGGAGATCGATGGGCGGGTGATCGAGAACGCGAAGCGGTACTTCCCGCAGATCGCGCAGGGGTTCTCCGATCCGCGGGTCGAGGTCCAGGTGACGGACGGCATCCGCCACGTGCAGGAGCACCCCGGGGAGTACGACGTGATCCTCGTGGATTCGACCGATCCGGTGGGTCCCGCGGCGGGCCTCTTCGCGCGCGACTTCTACCAGGCCGTGTACAACGCGCTCAAGGAGGACGGGCTGTTCGTGGCCCAGACGGAGTCCCCCTTCGTCAACCAGGACCTCGTCCGCGGTGTGTTCCAGGATGTGAAGAGAGTGTTCCCCATCGCGGAGTTGTACCTGGCCTACGTGCCGACGTATCCGACGGGCATGTGGAGCTTCACGATGGGCAGCAAGCGGTACCATCCCCTGCGGGATCGCCAGCCTGCCCGTACCTCGGATACCCGGTACTACACGGAAGCGGTGCATCAGGCGGCGTTCACGTTGCCCCGCTTCGTCGAGGAGCTCTTGCGCGGATGA